A DNA window from Leptolyngbya sp. KIOST-1 contains the following coding sequences:
- a CDS encoding helicase-related protein, translating to METGEQLSLLRQIEDVQANPNLRLPAHDRFPHNHNRHTVKSVVFPDLLSSHRPLIISGYTSLSMMIEFLAECHQKLQADENAFDTIQILIGNEPHPTQRTTFRLKDSNLATEVQRYWLEERGISIFLCAKVIVAIELLRSGKVEARLSNQSRPLHAKIFRGDEAITLGSSNFSQSGLELQHEANSRYQREAEPERYQEACQMAESYWELGRDYQAELIELLELLLSVVTWQEAMARACAELLEGDWAIRYTQGLQYSDEAALWPSQYQGIAHALWVIENVGSVLVADATGSGKTKTGAHLIRSVMQKMWSTGRIKTEIPILLCPPSVEASWQEESQRCGQNTLTCSHGLLSNTTEDKREDVLRLIRRAQVLAVDEAHRFLNLKSTRTRQLFNNIADHVLLFTATPINRGPLDLIAIVDLLGADNFDDDLLDTLSRIRRRRGEDIAQAELEKIQRAIQRFTVRRTKTMLNRMIESNPEAFRNKHGVPCRYPKHVTDVYICDRNTATANKDRQLAAQIRETAAQLKGIQYVQKPIEVPDFYGGTHEQYLESRLSSAAALAMYYVMASLRSSRVRLIELIRGTEFAKTWGKISTRVKTQETGNVISGLQEKAGKPAQQTLDIPMPEWLTDPEQHEVASQDEIRLYERIEALVNQMSDGREAVKAKKLTDLLKKHGIVIAFDKSLITLADIHDRLRQHQGCEVMIATGTSKAERDKANRACQLGSQRKGVILLCSDAMSEGINLQQASAVVNLDMPTVVRVAEQRIGRIDRMDSPHPQIEVFFPKDSEEFILSSDQRFVDRMRFSSEMLGANIPLPNELLTGELQLSDTITRLNEVIEADTPADQLLDVFTPVRSLVEGESALVQRDIYERMRTSDARVIASVRALQRKRISIVSARRPWVFFAIAGTEWGAPRWVYLDSPQAKPVTDLEEVSQHLRNVLTDEVDNLPKDKLEQAARVLQDFLQL from the coding sequence ATGGAAACTGGTGAGCAACTCAGCCTGCTACGTCAAATCGAAGACGTTCAGGCAAACCCCAATCTCAGATTGCCTGCCCACGATCGCTTCCCTCACAACCATAATCGCCACACCGTTAAGTCGGTCGTCTTTCCAGACCTGCTTAGCTCCCATCGCCCCCTCATCATCAGCGGTTACACCTCCCTGAGCATGATGATCGAGTTTCTGGCCGAATGCCACCAGAAGTTGCAAGCAGACGAAAATGCCTTCGACACCATCCAAATCCTGATTGGCAACGAGCCACATCCTACCCAGCGCACCACCTTTCGCCTCAAAGACAGCAACCTGGCGACCGAAGTTCAACGCTACTGGCTAGAGGAGCGAGGAATTTCCATCTTCCTCTGTGCCAAAGTGATTGTGGCCATCGAACTCCTCCGCAGCGGCAAGGTAGAAGCCCGACTCTCCAATCAATCCCGCCCCCTCCATGCCAAGATTTTCCGAGGAGATGAGGCCATTACCCTCGGATCAAGCAACTTCAGCCAGTCCGGCTTAGAACTCCAACACGAGGCCAATAGCCGCTACCAGCGGGAAGCAGAACCCGAGCGCTATCAAGAAGCCTGCCAGATGGCCGAGAGCTACTGGGAGCTAGGGCGCGACTACCAGGCAGAACTCATCGAACTGCTGGAACTGCTGTTGAGCGTCGTCACCTGGCAAGAAGCCATGGCCAGAGCCTGTGCCGAACTGCTGGAAGGTGATTGGGCCATTCGGTATACCCAGGGCCTACAATACAGCGATGAAGCCGCCCTCTGGCCCTCTCAATACCAGGGAATTGCCCACGCCCTGTGGGTGATTGAGAACGTTGGTAGTGTCCTGGTGGCTGACGCCACCGGTTCTGGCAAAACTAAAACCGGTGCCCATCTAATTCGCAGCGTGATGCAGAAGATGTGGAGTACCGGTCGCATCAAGACGGAAATTCCCATCCTGCTGTGCCCGCCGAGCGTAGAAGCCTCCTGGCAAGAGGAGTCCCAACGGTGTGGACAGAATACCCTCACCTGTTCCCACGGCCTGTTGAGCAACACTACCGAAGACAAGCGAGAGGATGTCCTGCGCCTCATCCGCCGTGCCCAGGTGCTTGCTGTTGATGAAGCCCATCGCTTCTTAAACCTCAAATCCACCCGGACTCGACAGCTGTTCAACAATATTGCAGACCATGTGCTGCTGTTCACGGCTACCCCCATCAATCGTGGCCCCTTGGACTTAATTGCCATTGTCGATTTGCTGGGGGCCGACAACTTTGATGATGACTTGCTAGATACCCTCAGCCGTATTCGGCGGCGTCGAGGGGAAGACATTGCCCAGGCCGAGCTAGAGAAAATCCAGCGGGCCATTCAACGCTTTACGGTACGGCGAACCAAGACCATGCTGAACCGGATGATTGAGAGCAATCCAGAGGCATTTAGAAATAAGCATGGGGTGCCGTGCCGCTATCCCAAGCATGTCACCGATGTCTATATCTGCGATCGCAATACCGCCACCGCCAATAAAGACCGCCAACTGGCCGCACAAATTCGGGAAACCGCTGCTCAGCTCAAAGGCATCCAGTACGTTCAAAAACCGATAGAAGTGCCCGACTTCTATGGGGGAACCCACGAACAATATCTGGAAAGTCGGCTGAGCAGCGCCGCTGCCCTGGCCATGTACTACGTCATGGCGAGCCTGAGATCCTCCCGAGTCCGTCTTATCGAGCTGATTAGGGGGACAGAATTTGCCAAGACCTGGGGCAAGATTTCGACCAGGGTCAAGACTCAGGAGACTGGCAATGTGATCAGCGGCCTACAGGAGAAAGCCGGTAAACCGGCCCAGCAAACCCTGGATATTCCAATGCCCGAGTGGCTGACCGATCCAGAGCAGCATGAGGTGGCTAGCCAGGACGAAATTCGCCTGTATGAGCGCATCGAAGCGCTGGTCAACCAAATGTCGGATGGTCGAGAAGCGGTCAAAGCCAAGAAGCTGACGGACTTATTGAAAAAACATGGCATCGTCATCGCCTTTGACAAAAGCCTAATAACTCTAGCGGATATTCATGATCGCCTCCGTCAGCACCAGGGTTGTGAGGTGATGATTGCGACGGGCACCAGCAAAGCGGAAAGAGACAAGGCTAACCGGGCCTGTCAACTGGGGTCTCAGCGAAAAGGCGTCATTCTGCTCTGCTCCGATGCCATGTCAGAGGGCATCAACCTGCAACAGGCGTCGGCAGTGGTCAACCTCGATATGCCCACCGTGGTGCGGGTGGCTGAACAACGGATTGGGCGCATTGACCGGATGGACAGCCCCCATCCTCAGATTGAGGTGTTCTTCCCGAAGGACAGCGAGGAGTTCATTTTGTCCTCCGACCAGCGGTTTGTGGATCGGATGAGATTTTCCTCAGAGATGTTGGGGGCCAATATTCCCCTGCCGAATGAACTGTTAACCGGGGAGCTACAGCTATCCGATACCATCACTCGCTTAAATGAGGTGATTGAAGCTGACACCCCGGCAGATCAGCTCCTGGATGTGTTTACTCCAGTGCGATCGCTGGTTGAAGGAGAATCAGCCCTGGTTCAGCGGGATATTTACGAACGAATGCGAACCAGCGATGCTCGGGTAATTGCCTCGGTGCGAGCACTGCAACGGAAGCGAATTAGCATTGTGTCGGCCCGACGTCCGTGGGTATTTTTCGCGATCGCAGGGACTGAATGGGGTGCCCCTCGTTGGGTTTACCTGGATAGCCCCCAGGCCAAACCCGTAACGGATCTGGAGGAGGTCAGCCAGCACCTCCGCAATGTGCTGACTGATGAAGTCGATAATCTACCCAAAGACAAGTTGGAACAGGCGGCTAGGGTTCTCCAAGACTTCCTGCAACTGTAA
- a CDS encoding HlyD family efflux transporter periplasmic adaptor subunit, with product MTNYSSSEFSYLNSKEKIEAGGAEASLQKDSQITEQEFVIPLDNDEFIPSVSRWVTLGGAFLLSTVGIGVGLAAITPFPDTVRASASVRPDGEVKIVQAATEGIIEKLEVEETQKVEQGQVIARIDDSRLRTRKSQLENSIQQGQIQIQMLDTQRMNLSSQIAAEQNLMARSITLAQAELIRIEREYTDKQAVAVKEVQEAEAHVASAKGEFEAWERLGKEGAAAQVEVESKRQAYIAAQARLERVQTTLNPTSATVSVAQEQIAQSRARGESISATLQRDVGALLQQKVQIQAQVSKDQKEIQQVINELKDTIVRAQTDGTILKMDIRNEGQFVRPGEVIAHISPQDTPLVIKARVSPQDIGKVKVGQEVKMRVSAYTYTDYGTLDGNVISVAADATAPQAQPQEPSKASPESSVSPYFEITIQPKQTYLRKGDYKHEIQAGMEVQADIISQKETVLTFILRKARLLMGV from the coding sequence ATGACTAATTACTCCAGTTCAGAATTCTCTTATCTCAACTCAAAAGAAAAAATTGAAGCGGGAGGAGCGGAAGCTTCTCTGCAAAAAGATTCTCAGATTACGGAGCAAGAGTTTGTCATTCCTCTAGATAACGATGAATTTATTCCGTCAGTAAGTCGCTGGGTAACGTTGGGGGGTGCTTTCCTGCTGAGTACAGTTGGAATTGGGGTTGGTTTAGCAGCCATAACACCCTTCCCAGACACTGTGCGAGCATCTGCTTCAGTCCGCCCGGATGGAGAGGTGAAAATTGTGCAAGCAGCAACAGAGGGTATCATTGAAAAACTAGAGGTAGAAGAAACTCAGAAGGTTGAGCAAGGGCAGGTCATTGCCCGCATTGATGATTCACGCTTACGAACCCGCAAGAGCCAGTTAGAAAACAGTATTCAGCAAGGGCAGATCCAAATCCAAATGCTAGATACTCAGAGAATGAACTTAAGTTCTCAAATTGCTGCTGAGCAGAATCTGATGGCTCGAAGTATTACATTAGCCCAAGCTGAACTAATTCGGATTGAGCGCGAATACACTGATAAGCAAGCAGTCGCAGTCAAAGAGGTTCAGGAAGCAGAGGCACATGTAGCGTCTGCTAAAGGAGAATTTGAAGCATGGGAGAGGTTAGGCAAAGAAGGGGCCGCAGCACAAGTAGAGGTGGAAAGTAAACGTCAAGCTTATATCGCAGCGCAAGCTAGATTAGAACGAGTCCAAACCACTCTCAATCCTACGTCTGCCACAGTTTCTGTTGCTCAAGAACAGATCGCTCAATCTAGAGCGAGAGGCGAATCCATATCAGCAACTCTACAACGAGATGTAGGAGCATTGCTTCAACAAAAAGTCCAGATTCAAGCTCAAGTCAGCAAGGATCAAAAAGAAATTCAACAAGTTATTAATGAATTGAAAGACACCATTGTTCGTGCTCAGACAGATGGAACTATTCTGAAAATGGACATTCGTAATGAAGGACAATTTGTTCGTCCGGGCGAAGTAATAGCCCACATTTCACCTCAAGATACTCCTTTAGTAATCAAAGCACGGGTATCGCCTCAGGATATTGGCAAGGTTAAAGTTGGGCAAGAAGTGAAGATGCGCGTATCTGCCTATACTTATACAGATTATGGAACCTTAGATGGCAACGTTATTTCTGTAGCTGCTGATGCCACAGCGCCACAAGCGCAACCCCAAGAACCTTCTAAGGCCAGTCCTGAATCTTCTGTTTCTCCCTATTTTGAAATTACGATTCAGCCTAAACAGACTTATTTGAGAAAAGGCGATTATAAGCATGAGATTCAGGCAGGGATGGAGGTGCAAGCAGATATTATTTCTCAGAAAGAAACTGTTCTAACTTTCATCTTAAGAAAGGCAAGATTATTAATGGGAGTTTAA
- a CDS encoding peptidase domain-containing ABC transporter, translating to MKYQCVQQHSEEDCGAACLATVAKHYKKAYALSRLREIVGTGKQGTTLLGLRRGAEALGFNARSVKASPAILQRMSEVTLPAIIHWKGNHYVVLYGKRRGKYIIADPAVGIRHLEEQELVAGWTDGMMLLLEPDPDRFSQQVEDKVHGIGRFFKRIFPYRGILFESLLINLVLGILSLTSPFLIQILTDDVLIRGDSHLLRGVAIAIIVMNLVSSALSVVQANLITQFAQRLELGLVMEFGRKILRLPLSYYEARRSGEVISRLQDIQQINQLVSQTVITLPSQFFIALISLGLMVFYSWKLVIVVLLLAVVSTITTFIFLPALQQKIRTIMVLDAENQGILVEIFKGALTLKTTAAQQQFWEELQSRFGRLSRLVYGTAQIGIINGTFSSLVSGIGSVVLLWFGSSLVIGREMSIGQLLAFSSMSGSFLGFFGAVIDFSDEFTQAKTATQRLSEVIDTPSESDETDSKAFVQIRDDVDISLTDLTFHHAGRIDLLDNFSLTILGGKVTAIVGRSGCGKSSLVKLVSGLYPYQSGNIRIGVFNLEDLALDCLRQQVMLIPQEPHFWSRSIIENFRLGSPTITFEKIVYACQVAGADEFISKLPDKYQTVLGEFGANLSGGQRQRLAVARAIVNDPPILILDESTAGLDPISEAEMLDQLLASRQGKTTILISHRPRVIERADWVVFLEQGSVKLQGTPKDLQTMEGDHLSFLNP from the coding sequence ATGAAATACCAGTGTGTACAGCAACATAGCGAAGAAGATTGCGGCGCGGCTTGTCTTGCAACAGTGGCAAAGCATTACAAAAAAGCATATGCGCTGAGCCGACTTCGGGAAATCGTAGGCACAGGCAAGCAAGGTACAACTCTTTTAGGGCTTCGGAGAGGCGCGGAGGCATTGGGCTTTAATGCCCGTTCTGTCAAGGCTTCACCCGCCATTCTTCAAAGAATGAGTGAAGTAACTCTTCCGGCAATCATTCATTGGAAGGGTAATCACTATGTGGTGTTGTATGGTAAAAGACGTGGAAAGTATATTATCGCCGATCCAGCCGTAGGAATTCGTCATCTAGAAGAGCAAGAGTTAGTTGCAGGTTGGACTGATGGCATGATGCTGTTACTTGAACCTGATCCAGACCGGTTCTCTCAGCAGGTAGAAGATAAAGTTCATGGGATTGGGCGTTTCTTCAAGCGAATTTTTCCCTATCGAGGCATTCTATTTGAGTCTTTACTGATCAATTTGGTGCTCGGTATACTGTCGCTGACCTCCCCGTTTCTGATCCAAATTCTAACTGATGATGTGTTGATTCGCGGTGACTCTCATTTACTTAGGGGAGTTGCGATCGCCATCATCGTTATGAACCTGGTCAGTAGTGCTCTCAGCGTAGTGCAAGCTAATCTGATCACTCAATTTGCCCAACGTTTAGAATTGGGTCTGGTCATGGAGTTTGGGCGTAAGATTCTTCGCCTACCTCTAAGTTACTACGAAGCCCGACGGAGCGGAGAGGTTATTAGCCGTCTACAAGACATTCAGCAAATAAACCAGCTCGTCTCACAAACCGTCATTACCTTACCTAGTCAGTTCTTCATTGCCCTGATTTCCTTAGGACTGATGGTATTTTATAGCTGGAAGCTAGTGATAGTAGTACTTCTTCTGGCTGTAGTTAGCACTATTACTACATTTATATTTCTGCCTGCTTTACAGCAAAAAATTCGTACCATCATGGTGTTAGACGCAGAGAATCAAGGTATATTAGTCGAAATCTTCAAAGGAGCATTAACACTGAAAACTACAGCCGCGCAGCAGCAATTTTGGGAAGAGCTTCAAAGCCGTTTTGGCCGTCTTTCCCGACTAGTTTATGGCACGGCACAGATCGGCATTATCAATGGCACATTCTCCAGTTTAGTCTCTGGCATCGGCAGTGTTGTACTTCTTTGGTTTGGTAGCAGTTTAGTAATCGGGCGAGAAATGAGTATTGGCCAGCTCCTTGCCTTCAGTAGCATGAGCGGCAGCTTCCTTGGTTTTTTCGGTGCTGTAATTGATTTTTCTGATGAATTTACACAAGCTAAAACAGCTACTCAAAGATTATCTGAGGTCATTGATACTCCATCAGAAAGTGATGAAACCGACAGTAAAGCCTTTGTCCAAATTCGAGATGATGTAGATATATCTCTAACTGATTTAACCTTTCATCACGCAGGTCGAATCGATTTACTCGATAATTTTTCGTTAACGATTCTAGGTGGCAAGGTGACTGCCATTGTCGGGCGCTCCGGATGTGGCAAAAGCTCTCTAGTAAAACTAGTTTCAGGACTTTATCCCTACCAATCTGGCAACATTCGGATTGGAGTCTTTAATCTAGAAGACTTGGCACTAGACTGCTTACGCCAGCAGGTTATGCTTATACCCCAGGAACCTCATTTTTGGAGCCGTTCAATTATCGAGAACTTTCGGCTCGGCTCTCCAACTATCACCTTTGAGAAAATCGTTTACGCTTGCCAAGTTGCAGGAGCAGATGAATTTATTAGTAAATTGCCAGATAAGTATCAAACTGTTTTGGGGGAATTTGGAGCTAACTTATCAGGTGGTCAAAGGCAAAGACTCGCAGTAGCAAGGGCAATTGTGAATGATCCGCCTATTCTTATCTTAGATGAATCAACAGCTGGGCTTGATCCCATCAGTGAAGCAGAAATGCTGGATCAGCTCTTGGCTTCACGTCAAGGGAAAACTACAATTTTGATAAGCCATCGCCCTAGAGTGATTGAGCGGGCTGATTGGGTTGTTTTCCTTGAGCAGGGCAGCGTCAAGCTTCAAGGCACCCCGAAAGATTTGCAGACTATGGAAGGTGACCACTTAAGTTTTCTTAATCCATGA
- a CDS encoding DUF5996 family protein, translated as MPHLWPPLSLDDWQDTCTTLHLWTQIVGKIRLVQTPWINHSWHVPLYVTAGGLTTGTIPHDDQIFQIDFDFFDHQLRIVTSAGQKRSVALQPRTVADFYRAVMAALGELGVAVRIHTTPNEIPDAIPFEQDDTHGAYDAEAAQRFWRVLLQSDRVFREFRSHFCGKVSPVHFFWGSFDLAVTRFSGRSAPPHPGGVPNLPDDVAQEAYCQEVSSAGFWPGTGLGYPAFYSYAYPTPEGFKDATVKPEAAFFHEGLGEFVLPYEAVRKAADPDQALLGFLHSTYEAAADLAGWDVAGLKQTWFK; from the coding sequence ATGCCGCATCTCTGGCCGCCGCTGAGTCTGGACGACTGGCAAGACACCTGCACCACGTTGCACCTGTGGACGCAGATTGTGGGCAAAATCCGCTTGGTGCAAACGCCGTGGATTAACCACTCGTGGCATGTGCCACTATACGTGACGGCGGGGGGGCTGACGACGGGCACCATCCCCCACGATGACCAGATTTTTCAGATCGACTTCGACTTTTTTGACCACCAGTTGCGCATTGTCACCAGTGCGGGGCAGAAGCGATCGGTGGCCCTGCAACCGCGAACCGTGGCGGACTTTTACCGGGCGGTGATGGCGGCTCTGGGGGAGTTAGGGGTTGCTGTGCGCATCCATACCACCCCGAACGAAATTCCAGACGCGATACCCTTCGAGCAGGATGATACCCATGGGGCCTACGATGCCGAGGCGGCCCAGCGGTTTTGGCGGGTGCTATTGCAATCTGACCGGGTATTCCGCGAGTTTCGCTCCCACTTTTGCGGCAAGGTCAGCCCGGTGCATTTTTTCTGGGGCAGTTTTGATCTGGCGGTGACGCGGTTTTCGGGGCGGTCTGCGCCGCCGCATCCGGGGGGCGTACCCAATCTGCCGGACGATGTGGCTCAGGAGGCTTACTGCCAGGAGGTCAGCAGTGCTGGGTTTTGGCCGGGTACCGGCCTGGGCTACCCAGCGTTTTATTCCTACGCCTACCCAACACCGGAGGGGTTCAAAGACGCCACTGTGAAGCCGGAGGCGGCGTTTTTCCATGAGGGATTGGGGGAGTTTGTTTTGCCTTATGAGGCGGTGCGTAAGGCGGCTGACCCAGACCAGGCGCTGCTAGGGTTCTTGCACAGCACCTACGAGGCGGCGGCAGATTTGGCAGGGTGGGATGTCGCTGGGCTAAAGCAGACCTGGTTTAAGTGA
- the mobF gene encoding MobF family relaxase, whose amino-acid sequence MLSTSNLSAAQAETYYTHEDYYSAEEAAHPTKWVGKGAASLGLAGVVNQQEFSQMLSGQATDGQSLTGKVVDPEKRRAATDFTFSAPKSVSIAALVQQDERVLEAHHQAVAKALSVLEERYAQTRISTEAGRTKVTTGSIAAAVFTHSTSREAEPQLHSHCVVMNATQLADGRWFSLSNERAIANQKLLGQIYQNELAVMLQQQGYQIDPKAHGQFELVGYSPELLKAFSTRRQQILKLIEEWEATGSENNRAMRETATLVSRKRKPKEVDEGLLQRGWSALIQLKGLELPELPRGIAQAIIDQPSATSVIDAAIQHCGERESVFRQTTLERFVFEHELGVQRFEAIEGAIADSPELIRVADGKFTTQTALNLELNTIRLMQQGRGQEDAIVPSGTQIESLVSHSLNPEQQNAVVIAATTPDAVMAWQGVAGAGKTYALSVLKDLAQAEGYIIRGLAPSAEAAHVLGESLGIETTTVAGLLVSDTPDQTPQPTLWIVDEAGLLSMKDAYALLRRAALERARVLLVGDTRQLSAVEAGNPFKSLQAGGMATAYLETHRRQRNGVLRSAVELVAQGQVSEGIELLAQAGYVKEEAQAQSRIQQVATDYLALTVEEREASLVLAGTNVERLALTQAMRLGLQDEGALGADGFVMQSLRRKDLTTAQASYLKAYAPGDVLVPIQDYRKQGLIRGEQYRVIAVNSEDQQVVLETPGGSVLLVDPAACPRKTAYTTQAISVAVGDRFKWTRNNPKAGIRNGQGFVVMGLEVDGTAVIRDGAGQTSTINLNGNQYIDYAWVSTTYSSQGKTAERVLALLGETTNREAFYVAISRAKREVTLYTTSQADLVRLAQVSRAKENVSDYVPLTQQVINHGQLLEREQRQPEPIPGFDPRAVGERIGQRVAEQLRAATGRDLHEHSAGAAPGRSRSDSWRGFGDVAATLEPELGALGRAIAAYRQRRNFVRCAGDLAGAVAAANCGLEQLERAAQDRAGLAAAVDRLTRAVGRTVGREQHRVEAQELPKVNSREQLLAQWEQYSAGLPLVSLELRVAQRALRDGCSAKEVALMLVAGSETVRLIYDKQGRKEAIAFAQHIVTVASPHRTSSTVTKHNSRGLELGD is encoded by the coding sequence ATGCTTTCCACGAGCAACCTCTCTGCGGCTCAGGCGGAGACCTATTACACCCACGAGGACTATTACTCGGCAGAAGAAGCCGCTCACCCGACAAAGTGGGTGGGCAAAGGAGCTGCGTCGTTGGGTCTGGCTGGGGTTGTCAATCAACAGGAGTTCAGCCAGATGCTTTCTGGGCAGGCTACGGATGGGCAGTCCCTAACCGGAAAAGTGGTTGACCCAGAAAAGCGGCGGGCGGCAACAGACTTTACCTTTAGTGCCCCCAAGAGCGTCAGCATTGCGGCCCTGGTGCAGCAGGACGAGCGGGTGTTGGAGGCCCATCATCAGGCGGTGGCCAAGGCTTTATCAGTACTGGAAGAGCGGTATGCCCAGACCCGAATTTCGACGGAGGCGGGGCGGACGAAAGTGACGACCGGCAGTATTGCCGCAGCAGTGTTCACCCATTCCACCAGCCGGGAGGCGGAGCCGCAGCTGCACAGCCATTGTGTGGTGATGAATGCGACGCAGTTGGCGGATGGGCGGTGGTTTAGCTTGAGCAATGAACGTGCGATCGCCAACCAAAAGCTCCTGGGCCAGATCTATCAGAATGAGCTGGCAGTCATGCTCCAGCAGCAGGGATACCAGATTGATCCCAAGGCTCACGGTCAGTTTGAGTTGGTGGGGTATTCGCCGGAGTTGCTGAAGGCCTTTTCGACCCGTCGACAGCAGATTCTAAAGCTGATTGAAGAATGGGAGGCGACGGGGTCTGAGAACAACCGGGCGATGCGGGAGACGGCCACGCTGGTGTCGCGGAAGCGGAAGCCCAAGGAGGTGGACGAGGGGCTGTTACAGCGGGGGTGGAGTGCCCTGATTCAGTTGAAGGGGTTGGAATTACCGGAGCTACCAAGAGGCATAGCCCAAGCAATCATCGATCAGCCATCGGCTACCTCTGTAATTGATGCTGCGATTCAGCACTGCGGGGAGCGGGAGTCGGTGTTTCGGCAGACGACGCTGGAGCGGTTTGTGTTTGAGCACGAGTTGGGGGTGCAGAGGTTTGAGGCGATTGAGGGCGCGATCGCCGACAGCCCGGAACTGATCCGGGTTGCCGACGGCAAGTTCACTACTCAAACTGCCCTCAATCTTGAACTCAACACGATCCGCTTAATGCAGCAAGGTCGGGGACAGGAGGATGCGATTGTCCCCAGTGGTACCCAGATAGAGAGCCTGGTGAGCCACTCGTTGAACCCGGAACAGCAAAACGCGGTGGTAATCGCAGCGACCACACCCGATGCGGTGATGGCGTGGCAAGGGGTAGCCGGGGCAGGTAAGACTTATGCGTTGAGTGTGTTGAAGGATCTGGCTCAGGCCGAGGGATACATCATTCGAGGGTTGGCTCCTAGTGCTGAAGCGGCCCATGTTTTGGGAGAGTCGCTGGGGATTGAAACCACGACCGTAGCGGGCCTGTTAGTCTCTGATACGCCTGATCAAACACCTCAACCAACACTCTGGATTGTGGACGAGGCGGGGCTGTTGAGCATGAAAGATGCTTATGCCCTGTTGCGACGGGCGGCATTGGAACGGGCCAGGGTCTTGCTGGTAGGCGATACCCGTCAGCTATCAGCGGTTGAGGCGGGTAATCCTTTCAAGAGCTTGCAGGCGGGCGGGATGGCGACCGCTTATCTGGAGACTCATCGGCGGCAGCGGAATGGGGTGCTGCGATCGGCTGTGGAGCTAGTGGCTCAGGGGCAGGTCAGTGAAGGCATTGAGCTATTGGCCCAAGCGGGCTACGTCAAAGAAGAGGCTCAAGCTCAGTCGAGGATTCAGCAGGTGGCCACCGATTACCTTGCACTGACGGTAGAGGAGCGGGAGGCCTCGCTGGTGCTGGCGGGGACGAATGTGGAACGGTTGGCTCTGACTCAGGCGATGCGATTGGGGTTACAGGATGAAGGGGCTTTGGGCGCGGATGGCTTTGTGATGCAGAGCTTACGCCGCAAGGATTTGACCACGGCGCAGGCCAGTTATCTCAAGGCCTATGCACCAGGCGATGTGCTGGTGCCGATTCAGGATTATCGGAAGCAGGGGTTGATCAGAGGCGAGCAGTACCGAGTGATCGCGGTGAATTCTGAAGATCAACAGGTGGTGCTGGAGACTCCGGGGGGATCGGTGCTGCTAGTTGATCCGGCAGCGTGCCCTCGTAAGACGGCGTACACAACACAAGCCATTTCGGTGGCGGTGGGCGATCGATTCAAATGGACACGCAATAACCCCAAAGCCGGAATTCGCAATGGACAGGGATTTGTGGTGATGGGGCTGGAGGTTGATGGGACAGCGGTGATTCGAGATGGGGCAGGCCAAACCTCCACTATCAATCTCAACGGGAATCAATATATCGACTACGCCTGGGTGAGCACCACCTACAGCAGCCAGGGCAAGACGGCGGAGCGGGTGCTGGCCCTGCTGGGCGAAACGACCAATCGAGAAGCGTTTTACGTGGCGATTTCTAGAGCCAAGCGGGAGGTGACCCTGTACACCACCAGCCAGGCCGACTTGGTGCGGTTGGCCCAGGTGTCGCGGGCCAAGGAGAACGTGAGTGATTACGTGCCTTTAACTCAACAGGTTATTAACCATGGACAATTACTCGAACGGGAACAACGGCAACCAGAACCTATCCCCGGCTTTGACCCCAGAGCAGTGGGAGAACGTATTGGCCAGCGTGTTGCAGAGCAGCTTAGAGCCGCTACGGGCCGAGACTTGCATGAACACTCAGCGGGTGCTGCACCTGGAAGATCACGTTCAGACTCTTGGAGAGGATTTGGCGATGTGGCCGCGACATTGGAACCAGAGCTTGGGGCGCTTGGTCGCGCAATTGCAGCGTATCGTCAGCGACGAAACTTCGTCCGATGCGCAGGCGACCTTGCAGGAGCAGTTGCGGCGGCTAATTGCGGCCTTGAGCAGTTGGAACGGGCAGCTCAAGACCGAGCTGGCCTTGCAGCAGCAGTTGATCGCCTCACTAGAGCAGTTGGAAGGACGGTTGGAAGAGAGCAGCACAGGGTAGAGGCCCAGGAACTGCCAAAGGTGAATTCGAGGGAGCAGCTCTTGGCGCAGTGGGAACAGTATTCGGCGGGGCTGCCGTTAGTGAGTTTGGAGTTGCGGGTGGCGCAGCGGGCATTGCGGGATGGGTGCTCGGCTAAGGAGGTGGCGCTGATGCTGGTGGCGGGGAGTGAGACGGTGAGGCTGATCTATGACAAGCAAGGTAGGAAAGAGGCGATCGCCTTTGCCCAGCACATAGTTACTGTTGCTAGTCCACACCGCACCTCATCTACAGTTACGAAGCACAACAGCCGTGGACTAGAGTTAGGCGATTGA